One stretch of Corvus hawaiiensis isolate bCorHaw1 chromosome 1, bCorHaw1.pri.cur, whole genome shotgun sequence DNA includes these proteins:
- the NAGLU gene encoding alpha-N-acetylglucosaminidase produces MAVRRGPEPGSEPGPGPGPGLALPFLLLLLLAATAARAGDARQEEAVRALARRLLGPRAAAVSLSVDPALAAGGPDIYRLWSPPGAAVAVAVTGSSGVAAAAGLYRYLRDFCGCHLSWSGAQLRLPDPLPRLRAEIRAAAPGRYRYYQNVCAQSYSFVWWDWARWEREIDWMALSGINLAPAFAGQEAVWQRVYRNLGLNQSEIDKYFTGPAFLAWNRMGNLRRWAGPLPPAWHLKQLYLQYRIVERMRSLGMTTVLPAFAGHVPQGILRVFPRVNATHLGHWSHFDCTYSCTYLLDPEDPMFQVIGTLFLKELIKEFGTDHVYSADTFNEMTPLSSDPAYLSRVSNAIFRSMTGADPKALWLMQGWLFQHQPDFWQPAQVRALLHGVPLGRMIVLDLFAESKPVYQWTESFYGQPFIWCMLHNFGGNHGLFGTVEAINHGPFTARRFPNSTMVGTGLVPEGIEQNDMVYELMNELSWRQEPLDLPSWVTRYAERRYGAPNAAAASAWRLLLRSVYNCTGVCVNHNRSPLVRRPSLHMDTELWYNASDVYEAWRLLLSAGTELGSSPTFLYDLVDVTRQAAQQLVGDYYLSIRQAFQSHALPELLTAGGVLVYDLLPELDSLLSSHSLFLLGRWLENARAMATSDQEAEQYELNARNQVTLWGPSGNILDYANKQLGGLVLDYYSVRWSLFVSVLVESLNSGRPFHQDQFNQAVFQVERGFIYNKKRYPAVPAGDTTEISRKLFLKYYPSALQRSLAGPA; encoded by the exons atggcggtgcgGAGGGGACCGGAACCGGGATCTGAACCGGGACCGGGTCCGGGACCGGGGCTGGCGCTGCcgtttctgctgctgctgctgctggcggcGACGGCGGCGCGAGCGGGGGACGCGCGGCAGGAGGAGGCGGTGCGGGCGCTGGCGCGGCGCCTGCTCGGCCCACGGGCCGCCGCCGTGTCGCTGTCGGTGGACCCGGCGCTGGCGGCTGGCGGGCCTGACATCTACCGGCTGTGGTCCCCTCCCGGCGCCGCCGTGGCCGTCGCCGTAACGGGCTCCAGCGGCGTGGCGGCCGCCGCCGGCCTCTACCGCTACCTGCGAGACTTCTGCGGCTGCCACCTGTCGTGGTCCGGGGCGCAGCTCCGCCTGCCAGACCCGCTGCCGCGGCTGCGGGCCGAGatccgcgccgccgcccccggcag GTACCGGTACTACCAGAACGTCTGCGCCCAGAGCTACTCCTTCGTCTGGTGGGACTGGGCGCGCTGGGAGCGGGAGATCGACTGGATGGCGCTGAGCGGCATCAACCTGGCGCCGGCTTTCGCGGGGCAGGAGGCGGTCTGGCAGCGG GTTTACCGTAACCTGGGGCTGAATCAGTCAGAGATCGATAAGTACTTCACGGGCCCCGCGTTCCTGGCCTGGAACCGGATGGGGAATCTCcgccgctgggccgggccgctgccgcccgccTGGCACCTCAAGCAGCTCTACCTGCAG TACCGGATCGTGGAGCGGATGCGCTCGCTGGGGATGACCACGGTGCTGCCGGCCTTCGCGGGCCACGTGCCGCAGGGGATCCTTCG GGTCTTCCCACGCGTGAATGCCACTCATCTGGGGCACTGGAGCCACTTCGACTGCACCTACTCATGCACCTACCTGCTGGACCCAGAGGACCCCATGTTCCAGGTGATCGGGACCCTCTTCCTGAAGGAGCTGATCAAGGAGTTTGGCACAGACCACGTCTACAGCGCAGACACCTTCAACGAGATGACCCCCCTCTCCTCTGACCCTGCCTATCTCTCGAGAGTCAGCAATGCCATTTTCAGGTCGATGACGGGAG CTGACCCCAAGGCGCTGTGGCTGATGCAGGGCTGGCTCttccagcaccagcctgacttCTGGCAGCCAGCGCAGGTGCGGGCCCTGCTGCATGGTGTGCCCCTTGGCAGGATGATTGTTCTTGACCTCTTTGCTGAGTCCAAGCCCGTCTACCAGTGGACAGAGTCCTTCTACGGGCAGCCCTTCATCTGGTGTATGTTGCACAACTTCGGGGGCAACCACGGCCTCTTTGGCACAGTGGAGGCCATCAACCATGGCCCATTCACAGCCCGACGCTTCCCCAACTCCACCATGGTGGGCACGGGGCTGGTGCCCGAGGGCATTGAGCAGAACGACATGGTGTACGAGCTGATGAACGAGCTGAGCTGGCGTCAGGAGCCCCTCGACCTCCCCAGCTGGGTGACGCGCTACGCCGAGCGCCGCTACGGTGCCCCAAATGCGGCCGCAGCCAGCGCCTGGCGCCTGCTCCTCCGCAGTGTGTATAACTGCACCGGCGTCTGTGTCAACCACAACCGCAGCCCGCTGGTGCGCCGGCCCTCGCTGCACATGGACACAGAGCTCTGGTACAACGCCAGCGACGTGTACGAAGCCTGGCGCCTGCTGCTGAGCGCTGGTACCGAGCTGGGCTCCAGCCCCACCTTCCTCTACGACCTGGTGGACGTGACGCGGCAGGCGGCCCAGCAGCTGGTCGGCGACTACTACCTGAGCATCCGCCAGGCCTTCCAGAGCCACGCGCTGCCGGAGCTGCTGACGGCCGGCGGCGTGCTGGTGTACGACCTGCTGCCGGAGCTGGACAGCCTCCTCTCCAGCCACAGCCTCTTCCTCCTCGGCCGCTGGCTGGAGAACGCCCGTGCCATGGCCACCAGTGACCAGGAGGCTGAGCAGTATGAGCTGAATGCCCGGAACCAGGTGACGCTCTGGGGGCCCAGCGGGAACATTCTGGACTACGCCAACAagcagctgggggggctggtGCTGGACTACTACAGCGTGCGCTGGAGCCTCTTCGTCTCTGTGCTGGTGGAGAGCCTCAACTCAGGCCGCCCCTTCCACCAGGACCAGTTCAACCAGGCTGTCTTCCAAGTGGAGAGAGGCTTCATCTACAACAAGAAGCGCtacccagctgtgccagctggggaTACGACGGAGATCTCCAGGAAGCTGTTCCTCAAATACTACCCCAGCGCCCTGCAGCGCAGTCTGGCTGGGCCTGCGTGA